A single Glycine soja cultivar W05 chromosome 14, ASM419377v2, whole genome shotgun sequence DNA region contains:
- the LOC114384579 gene encoding 17.9 kDa class II heat shock protein-like → MDFRVMGLEPPLFHTLQHMMDMSEDAAGENKTYSAPTRSYVRDAKAMAATPADVKEYPNSYVFEIDMPGLKSGDIKVQVEDDNVLLISGERKRDEEKEGVKYLRMERRVGKFMRKFVLPENANTDAISAVCQDGVLSVTVQKLPPPEPKKPRTIEVKVF, encoded by the coding sequence ATGGATTTCAGAGTGATGGGTTTGGAGCCTCCGTTGTTCCACACGCTGCAACACATGATGGACATGTCAGAGGACGCTGCAGGGGAAAACAAGACGTACAGTGCTCCGACACGGTCATACGTTCGAGACGCCAAAGCAATGGCTGCAACACCTGCGGATGTGAAGGAATATCCCAACTCCTACGTGTTCGAGATCGACATGCCGGGTTTGAAATCTGGGGACATAAAGGTTCAGGTTGAAGACGACAACGTGCTTCTGATTAGTGGGGAGAGAAAGagggatgaagaaaaagaaggggtGAAGTATCTGAGAATGGAGAGAAGGGTTGGGAAGTTCATGCGCAAGTTTGTGTTACCTGAGAATGCCAACACTGATGCAATCTCTGCAGTGTGTCAAGATGGGGTGCTTAGTGTCACTGTGCAGAAATTGCCTCCTCCTGAGCCCAAGAAACCCAGAACCATTGAGGTTAAGGTTTTCTGA
- the LOC114384502 gene encoding 17.9 kDa class II heat shock protein-like — protein MDFRVMGLDSPLFHTLQHMMDMSEDAAGDNKTYSAPTRSYVRDAKAMAATPADVKEYPNSYVFEIDMPGLKSGDIKVQVEDDNVLLISGERKRDEEIEGVKYLRMERRIGKFMRKFVLPENANTDAISAVCQDGVLSVIVQKLPPPEPKKPKTIEVKVA, from the coding sequence ATGGATTTCAGGGTGATGGGTTTGGATTCTCCATTGTTCCACACGCTGCAACACATGATGGACATGTCAGAGGACGCTGCAGGGGACAACAAGACATACAGTGCTCCGACACGGTCATACGTTCGAGACGCCAAAGCAATGGCTGCAACACCTGCGGATGTGAAGGAATATCCCAACTCCTACGTATTCGAGATTGACATGCCAGGGTTGAAATCTGGGGACATAAAGGTTCAGGTTGAAGACGACAACGTGCTTCTGATTAGTGGGGAGAGAAAGAGGGATGAAGAAATAGAAGGGGTGAAGTATCTGAGAATGGAGAGAAGGATTGGGAAGTTCATGCGCAAGTTTGTGTTACCTGAGAATGCCAACACTGATGCAATCTCTGCTGTGTGCCAAGATGGGGTGCTTAGTGTCATAGTGCAGAAATTGCCTCCACCGGAACCTAAGAAACCTAAGACTATTGAGGTTAAGGTTGCTTGA